The following coding sequences lie in one Myxococcales bacterium genomic window:
- a CDS encoding radical SAM protein yields the protein MRLGRTFESAGRFLQASLLDRPQLLGIGWAITHRCNSRCPFCDRHSGPEGLPTETALDIIDQLAELGCRRVHFTGGEPLMRKDLEELLRHVRRRRMTSSVNTNGALLMERPGVVDASDSFLVSIDGPEAIHDRYRGAGSHARLLGGLAALVRANKPRVLSVTLFRDNLEQLPYFLGLATRFDTRVVLQPGATHVLGSTAANPEAPEVERYRAVLRELLADKDAQRWLWNSPAGLRELLGFPEQHGLRTHAGRITARLEVDGCMYPCSRSVNDPQAQPAPNVLDVGVGEAFRRMPRIDCSGHVCQCAHNIEKNLLFALRPSAWWNLATRRFGELARMAG from the coding sequence ATGCGACTCGGGAGGACGTTCGAGAGCGCGGGGCGGTTTCTCCAGGCGTCGCTCCTCGATCGCCCGCAGCTCCTCGGCATCGGCTGGGCCATCACCCACCGCTGCAACTCCCGCTGCCCGTTCTGTGATCGGCACAGTGGCCCGGAAGGGCTGCCGACCGAGACGGCGCTCGACATCATCGATCAGCTGGCCGAGCTCGGCTGCCGGCGGGTTCACTTTACCGGTGGCGAGCCGCTGATGCGCAAGGATCTCGAGGAGCTGCTCCGGCACGTGCGGCGGCGACGCATGACGAGCAGCGTGAACACCAACGGAGCGCTCTTGATGGAACGCCCGGGAGTCGTCGACGCGTCGGACTCGTTCTTGGTCAGCATTGACGGTCCCGAGGCGATCCACGATCGGTATCGCGGGGCCGGCTCCCACGCGCGCTTGCTCGGTGGGCTCGCTGCGCTCGTACGCGCGAACAAACCGCGGGTGCTCTCCGTCACGCTCTTCCGCGACAACCTGGAGCAGCTGCCCTACTTCCTCGGGCTGGCCACGCGCTTCGATACTCGCGTCGTGCTGCAGCCGGGCGCGACGCACGTGCTCGGCTCGACCGCAGCGAACCCCGAGGCCCCGGAGGTCGAACGCTATCGGGCAGTGCTGCGTGAGCTGCTCGCCGACAAGGACGCGCAGCGCTGGCTCTGGAACTCCCCCGCCGGGCTCAGGGAGCTGCTCGGTTTTCCGGAGCAGCATGGCCTGCGCACCCACGCCGGACGCATCACCGCGCGGCTCGAGGTCGACGGCTGCATGTATCCGTGCTCCCGCAGCGTGAACGATCCGCAGGCGCAACCCGCGCCCAACGTGCTCGACGTTGGTGTGGGCGAGGCCTTTCGTCGCATGCCCCGCATCGACTGCAGCGGCCACGTCTGCCAGTGCGCGCACAACATCGAGAAGAACCTCTTATTTGCTCTCCGGCCGAGCGCCTGGTGGAACCTCGCGACCCGGCGCTTCGGCGAGCTCGCGAGGATGGCGGGGTGA
- a CDS encoding molybdopterin-dependent oxidoreductase, with translation MARDDWKPTACILCECNCGIEVELGGEGGRHLVRLRGDRRHPVSRGYACEKAHRLDYYQHARDRLMTPLRRRADGEFEAIDWDTAIREVAERLGRVRDQHGGDSIFYYGGGGQANHLPGAYATATRAALGSRYRSNALAQEKTGEIWVSHRMLGAATRADFEHADVALFLGKNPWHSHSIPRARITLKELSRDPARSLIVIDPRRTETAELADIHLQVRPGTDAWLLSAMLGILSSEDLLDRAFLAKHALGLETLLAALGAIDVAGCCARAGVDEELVRRATHAIASARAFSSFEDLGVQMNKNSTLVSYLHRLLIVLTGNLGKPGTHFIPTPLVPFISGDSGRKSPVVGAPIISGLVPCNVIAEEILTDHERRYRAMIVEAANPAHSLADSQRIREALGALDTLVVIDVALTETARLADYVLPAATQYEKAEASFFNFEFPENCFQLRPRLFPPPSGPLPEAEIHARLVEALGQLTDADLEPLRAAAKRGRTAYAEALLGNVMSDRRLAGQIAVLLYRTLELPEESHEGAVLFGLALRLVMQHGASVSRAGFTGTPAEMAEAVFSAILAQPSGVVFAVDEWSDVLGRIKTESGKIELVLPDLLEELAKVLATPADALDASFPFVLSAGERRSFTANTILRDPAWRNKDADGSLRVSRTDAEALGVTSGDRLRVTTRRGSAVVPVEVTSSLQAGHISLPNGLGLNYPTDSGDSVTGVAPNELTALDERDAFVGTPWHKHVPARLERV, from the coding sequence ATGGCGCGAGACGACTGGAAACCGACGGCGTGCATTCTCTGCGAGTGTAACTGCGGCATCGAGGTCGAGCTCGGAGGCGAGGGTGGTCGGCATCTGGTGCGGCTGCGCGGGGATCGACGTCACCCTGTCTCGCGGGGCTACGCCTGCGAAAAAGCCCACCGCCTCGACTACTACCAGCACGCACGCGACCGACTGATGACGCCGCTTCGGCGGCGCGCCGACGGTGAGTTCGAGGCCATCGACTGGGACACCGCGATCCGCGAGGTCGCGGAGCGATTGGGGCGGGTGCGTGACCAGCACGGCGGGGACTCGATCTTTTATTACGGCGGCGGCGGCCAGGCGAACCACCTGCCCGGCGCCTACGCGACCGCGACCCGGGCAGCCCTCGGTTCGCGTTATCGCTCGAACGCCCTGGCGCAGGAGAAGACCGGCGAGATCTGGGTCAGCCACCGCATGCTCGGCGCCGCGACCCGCGCCGACTTCGAGCACGCGGACGTGGCGCTGTTCCTCGGAAAGAACCCCTGGCACTCCCACTCGATTCCGCGGGCGCGCATCACCCTCAAAGAGCTGTCGAGGGATCCGGCTCGCTCGCTGATCGTGATCGATCCGCGGCGGACCGAGACCGCCGAGCTCGCCGACATCCACCTGCAGGTCCGCCCTGGCACCGATGCCTGGCTGCTCTCGGCCATGCTCGGGATCCTATCGTCCGAGGACCTGCTGGACCGAGCGTTCCTGGCGAAGCACGCGCTGGGGCTCGAGACACTGCTGGCGGCCCTCGGCGCGATCGACGTAGCCGGATGCTGCGCCCGCGCCGGCGTCGATGAGGAGCTGGTACGCCGCGCGACCCACGCGATCGCCAGCGCCCGCGCCTTCTCCAGCTTCGAGGATCTCGGCGTGCAGATGAACAAGAACTCGACGCTCGTGAGCTACCTCCACCGACTGCTCATCGTGCTGACCGGGAACCTGGGAAAACCCGGGACACATTTCATCCCCACCCCGCTGGTGCCGTTCATCAGCGGCGACTCAGGCCGCAAGAGCCCGGTGGTCGGCGCCCCGATCATCAGCGGCCTGGTACCGTGCAACGTGATCGCCGAAGAGATCCTCACCGACCACGAGCGGCGTTACCGCGCGATGATCGTCGAGGCCGCGAACCCGGCTCACTCACTCGCCGACTCACAGCGCATACGCGAGGCCCTCGGCGCGCTCGACACCCTCGTGGTCATCGACGTGGCGCTGACGGAGACCGCGAGGCTCGCGGACTACGTTTTGCCCGCGGCAACGCAGTACGAAAAGGCCGAGGCCTCCTTCTTCAACTTCGAGTTCCCGGAGAACTGCTTTCAGCTGCGCCCGCGGCTCTTCCCGCCGCCCTCGGGCCCGCTGCCAGAGGCCGAGATCCACGCGCGCCTGGTCGAGGCCCTCGGGCAGCTCACCGACGCCGACCTCGAGCCGCTTCGCGCCGCGGCAAAACGAGGCCGCACGGCGTATGCCGAGGCGCTGCTCGGGAACGTGATGAGCGACCGCCGCCTCGCGGGTCAGATCGCGGTGCTGCTCTATCGCACGCTCGAGCTACCGGAAGAGTCCCACGAGGGCGCGGTGTTGTTCGGGTTGGCGCTGCGACTGGTCATGCAGCACGGCGCGTCCGTGTCCCGCGCGGGATTCACCGGCACGCCGGCGGAGATGGCCGAGGCGGTGTTCTCGGCCATCTTGGCTCAGCCATCCGGGGTCGTGTTCGCCGTCGATGAGTGGAGCGACGTGCTCGGACGCATCAAGACCGAGAGCGGCAAGATCGAGCTCGTGCTGCCGGACCTGCTCGAAGAGCTCGCTAAGGTGCTCGCGACTCCGGCCGACGCACTCGATGCGAGCTTTCCATTCGTGCTCTCCGCCGGAGAGCGGCGATCGTTCACGGCGAACACCATCCTTCGAGATCCGGCCTGGCGGAACAAAGACGCCGACGGTTCGCTGCGCGTGAGCCGAACCGACGCGGAAGCGCTCGGTGTGACGAGCGGTGATCGGTTGCGCGTCACCACTCGTCGCGGATCGGCGGTCGTGCCGGTCGAGGTCACGAGCAGCCTGCAAGCCGGCCACATCTCGCTGCCGAACGGGCTCGGCCTCAACTACCCGACGGACAGCGGGGACAGCGTGACGGGGGTCGCGCCGAACGAGTTGACGGCGCTCGACGAGCGCGATGCCTTTGTGGGCACACCCTGGCACAAACACGTGCCGGCGCGACTCGAACGGGTGTGA
- a CDS encoding haloacid dehalogenase-like hydrolase translates to MPRPTILLFDIDGTLVTTGGAGRRAMERAFERITGRRDATEFPFAGMTDRAIVRTGLRHVRHADDDLNMARLLAAYIELLSQEVANAQEYGMYPGVEAALDAASAAASFAVGLGTGNVRDGARIKLGRVALFSRFGFGGFGCDHEDRAELVGTGARRGAEQLGVPLAECRVVVIGDTVRDVDAALANDAECLALGTGGEDLSKLEARGATAVFRDLAAPGALEMLLA, encoded by the coding sequence GTGCCCCGCCCCACGATTCTCCTGTTCGACATCGATGGCACACTGGTCACGACCGGCGGTGCGGGTCGGCGCGCTATGGAGCGTGCGTTCGAGCGGATCACCGGGCGTCGCGATGCGACGGAGTTTCCGTTCGCCGGCATGACGGATCGGGCCATCGTGCGAACCGGACTGCGACACGTCCGTCACGCCGATGACGACCTGAACATGGCTCGCCTGCTCGCGGCGTACATCGAGCTCTTGTCACAAGAGGTCGCGAACGCACAGGAGTACGGTATGTATCCAGGTGTAGAGGCCGCGCTCGACGCCGCCTCGGCCGCGGCGAGCTTTGCCGTCGGACTCGGCACGGGCAACGTGCGCGACGGCGCCCGGATCAAGCTCGGACGCGTCGCACTCTTTTCGCGCTTCGGCTTCGGCGGTTTTGGCTGCGACCACGAAGACCGCGCGGAGTTGGTCGGGACTGGCGCTCGGCGCGGGGCAGAGCAGCTCGGTGTGCCGCTGGCCGAGTGCCGCGTCGTGGTCATCGGTGACACCGTGCGCGACGTGGACGCCGCGCTCGCGAACGACGCCGAGTGTCTCGCGCTGGGCACCGGCGGCGAAGATCTATCGAAGCTCGAGGCGCGGGGCGCGACGGCGGTGTTTCGTGATTTGGCCGCGCCCGGTGCGCTCGAGATGTTGCTCGCCTGA
- a CDS encoding chloride channel protein yields MARKRFDELDAEQRALHESWDDVARVVLLVTLISGVIWALCTALKKAVHAVGDGLLAWVASASAFNGSAALVLALVVGGLLRGVLNRFESFRNVTGDGIDAALRNYHSTYADPADDPQPRYSLPAFGLAARKILATCLTLGSGASGGLEGPVVLIGESTAAGMARMMAARSEHELRTYQIAGIAAAVATLLNAPFASALFAIEIAYGDRVIYRKIAYALLAGIVAYALNNRVLGYTPVFVAPEHSHTYSLTEYGVTALVAVAVSAPVALAFGLTMKQVRRLVRQAHPVLRGAVGALLTAVVVLALRFGAGMDARHVLGMGDWTLRALLSASPPSELGTWWFLVLAVVGRMLTTGLTVQSGGSAGLLIPSMFLGGVAGAATCRALQLVPPLADLDVSLFVVVGVASALVAMVGVPLAAIALVLEVFGAPYGPPAILACGVTYVLTLRLSVYETQRMSPTPVGDETGG; encoded by the coding sequence GTGGCACGCAAGCGTTTCGACGAGCTCGATGCCGAGCAGCGCGCTCTGCACGAATCGTGGGACGACGTCGCGCGCGTGGTCCTGCTGGTCACGCTGATCTCCGGTGTGATCTGGGCGCTGTGCACCGCGCTGAAGAAGGCTGTACACGCAGTCGGAGATGGCCTGCTGGCGTGGGTTGCATCAGCCAGCGCCTTCAACGGCTCAGCCGCGCTCGTGCTTGCCCTCGTGGTCGGAGGGCTGCTTCGGGGTGTGCTGAACCGATTCGAGAGCTTTCGCAACGTGACCGGCGACGGCATCGACGCAGCGCTCCGCAACTATCACTCCACGTATGCAGATCCGGCGGACGACCCGCAACCCCGCTACTCACTGCCGGCCTTCGGCCTCGCCGCGCGAAAGATCTTGGCGACCTGCCTGACGCTGGGTAGCGGCGCTTCCGGCGGGCTCGAGGGCCCGGTGGTGTTGATCGGCGAGTCCACCGCTGCCGGCATGGCCCGGATGATGGCGGCTCGCTCCGAGCACGAGCTGCGCACGTACCAGATCGCGGGCATCGCCGCCGCGGTCGCGACGCTGCTCAACGCGCCCTTCGCGTCCGCGCTGTTTGCCATCGAGATCGCCTACGGCGATCGGGTGATCTATCGAAAGATCGCCTACGCGCTCCTCGCCGGCATCGTGGCCTACGCGTTGAACAATCGAGTGCTGGGGTACACCCCCGTCTTCGTCGCGCCCGAGCACTCTCACACCTACTCGCTCACCGAATACGGCGTCACGGCGCTGGTCGCGGTCGCGGTATCTGCGCCTGTCGCGCTCGCGTTCGGACTGACGATGAAACAGGTTCGCCGGCTCGTTCGCCAGGCGCACCCCGTGCTGCGCGGCGCAGTCGGCGCCCTGCTCACCGCCGTCGTCGTGCTGGCGCTTCGCTTCGGCGCGGGCATGGACGCCCGGCACGTGCTCGGCATGGGGGACTGGACGCTGAGGGCACTTTTGTCGGCCTCCCCACCGAGCGAGCTCGGGACGTGGTGGTTCCTGGTCCTGGCCGTCGTCGGCCGCATGCTCACCACCGGGCTCACCGTGCAAAGCGGCGGTTCGGCGGGGCTGCTGATCCCGTCCATGTTTCTGGGCGGAGTGGCCGGCGCCGCGACCTGCCGAGCGCTGCAACTCGTGCCGCCGCTCGCTGATCTCGACGTCTCACTCTTCGTCGTGGTGGGTGTGGCCTCCGCGCTCGTGGCCATGGTCGGTGTGCCTCTCGCAGCCATCGCATTGGTGCTCGAGGTGTTCGGCGCTCCGTACGGCCCACCTGCCATCCTGGCGTGTGGCGTGACGTACGTGCTGACGCTGCGGCTCTCCGTGTACGAGACTCAGCGCATGAGCCCCACGCCGGTGGGTGATGAGACGGGCGGCTAG
- the ppk2 gene encoding polyphosphate kinase 2, with translation MAKTTTGAKRRAKGSSAAKGAKTEPKTEPKTEPKAEPKRKLKTKTKARPEPNASKPKKITTKFYEAELAKLQIELVKLQEWVKARKLRVVVVFEGRDAAGKGGAIKRITESLNPRVCHVVALPAPTEREKTQWYFQRYVAHLPAAGEMVLLDRSWYNRAGVERVMGFCTEEEYREFLRSCPEFERMLIRSGIILIKYWFSVHPEEQERRFQSRLKDTTKRWKLSPMDLASREMWVEYSKAKDEMFAFTDIKQAPWFVVDADDKKRARLNCIRHLLSRIPYEDLTPAPPKLKPRHHLTDSISRELGYVRPPISDQTFVPDQYTGG, from the coding sequence ATGGCCAAGACGACGACAGGCGCGAAGCGTCGAGCGAAGGGCAGCTCGGCGGCCAAGGGCGCCAAGACGGAGCCCAAGACGGAGCCCAAGACGGAGCCCAAGGCGGAGCCCAAGAGGAAGCTCAAGACGAAGACGAAAGCCCGCCCCGAACCCAACGCGAGCAAACCCAAGAAGATCACGACCAAGTTCTACGAAGCGGAGCTGGCCAAGCTCCAGATCGAGCTGGTCAAGCTGCAAGAGTGGGTGAAGGCGAGGAAGCTGAGAGTCGTCGTCGTCTTCGAAGGGCGCGACGCGGCGGGGAAGGGCGGAGCAATCAAACGCATCACGGAGTCCCTGAACCCGCGGGTCTGTCACGTCGTTGCCCTCCCCGCTCCGACCGAGCGCGAGAAGACTCAGTGGTACTTCCAGCGTTACGTGGCGCACCTGCCGGCGGCCGGCGAAATGGTCCTGCTCGATCGCAGTTGGTACAACCGCGCGGGAGTCGAGCGCGTGATGGGCTTCTGCACCGAGGAAGAGTACCGGGAGTTCCTGCGCTCGTGCCCGGAGTTCGAGCGCATGCTCATCCGCTCGGGCATCATCCTGATCAAGTACTGGTTCTCGGTGCACCCGGAGGAGCAGGAGCGGCGCTTTCAGAGCCGGCTCAAGGACACCACCAAACGCTGGAAGCTCTCCCCGATGGATCTCGCGTCCAGGGAGATGTGGGTCGAGTACTCCAAGGCCAAGGACGAGATGTTCGCCTTCACGGACATCAAACAAGCGCCGTGGTTCGTTGTGGATGCCGACGACAAGAAGCGGGCTCGCCTCAATTGTATTCGCCACCTCCTGTCCCGCATTCCGTACGAAGACCTGACGCCAGCGCCGCCCAAGCTCAAGCCGCGCCACCACCTGACGGATTCGATCTCCAGGGAGCTCGGTTACGTCCGTCCGCCCATCTCGGATCAGACGTTCGTGCCCGACCAATATACCGGCGGGTGA
- a CDS encoding flippase-like domain-containing protein encodes MTTSVRKRWFAALGLVVTVGLFFTLLRRLDAGRIVAAFGHAQALPLGLAMLVALAINLPLSALALRSALAAHGVRVPLRTALSATLGHLALHAGLSLVVGKPARALFLKREHGVDAKAALAAEFTLLVAKVASLLVLTGVGAALMHSSWYALGVLLILAWALSWARRGGARGVAIASTFVWSTSMAAGQLVVFALCLWALGSSAPLGATLLFFPLCLLGAKLPVALMGLGVRETLVVVLMSGVAPAETLFGAALAFSLLEQVLPGLVGLVFAPRFVERALSR; translated from the coding sequence GTGACAACCTCCGTCCGGAAGCGCTGGTTCGCTGCGCTCGGGCTCGTCGTCACGGTGGGGCTGTTCTTCACCCTGCTCCGCAGGCTGGATGCTGGCCGTATCGTCGCGGCGTTCGGCCACGCACAGGCGCTACCCCTCGGCCTCGCGATGCTGGTGGCCCTCGCCATCAACCTGCCGCTGTCGGCTCTGGCTCTCCGGAGCGCACTCGCCGCCCACGGCGTTCGCGTCCCGCTTCGCACCGCGTTGTCCGCGACCCTCGGGCACCTCGCGCTGCACGCGGGCTTGAGCTTGGTGGTCGGCAAGCCCGCACGCGCGCTCTTCCTGAAGCGCGAACACGGAGTAGACGCCAAGGCCGCGCTAGCAGCCGAGTTCACGCTGCTCGTCGCGAAGGTCGCGTCGCTGCTCGTTCTGACTGGTGTCGGTGCCGCGCTGATGCACTCGTCCTGGTATGCGCTCGGAGTGCTGCTCATTCTGGCATGGGCGCTGAGCTGGGCGCGGCGCGGCGGCGCGCGTGGCGTGGCGATCGCGTCGACCTTCGTCTGGTCGACGAGCATGGCGGCCGGTCAGCTCGTGGTGTTTGCCCTATGTCTGTGGGCGCTGGGTTCGTCGGCACCGCTCGGAGCGACCCTGCTCTTTTTCCCGCTGTGTTTGCTGGGCGCCAAGCTGCCGGTTGCGCTGATGGGCCTCGGAGTGCGCGAGACGTTGGTCGTGGTCCTGATGTCCGGAGTCGCGCCGGCGGAGACCTTGTTTGGCGCAGCGCTCGCCTTCAGCTTGCTCGAGCAAGTGCTGCCGGGGCTCGTGGGGCTGGTGTTCGCGCCGCGCTTCGTGGAGCGTGCGCTCTCGCGTTGA
- a CDS encoding GNAT family N-acetyltransferase, giving the protein MDDSELLRRIHECLLAEIEFWGKGSATGSVFRAPGVVAAVTPATPDRSIFNSVAPDDLGSLEACYDLLVRSYREAGVRAFTVWVPPANSALERFLEARGHVLDGRPAAMAAPMSEIEIPEPGDLEWEETRDISIVARLNDAAYGFPPPAFEAAVTRWPHSPGWYGYLGRREGRAVSCVLAYESADGDCSISGVASLPDARGRGIAGRLMGRALARARERGATSTSLQASPKGKSVYAKLGYRDLGGMSLWEHRTPA; this is encoded by the coding sequence ATGGACGACAGCGAACTTTTGCGCAGGATCCATGAATGTTTGCTGGCGGAGATCGAGTTCTGGGGCAAGGGCTCAGCAACGGGAAGCGTCTTTCGCGCGCCAGGCGTGGTTGCCGCCGTCACTCCCGCCACGCCCGATCGCTCCATCTTCAACAGCGTCGCTCCCGACGATCTCGGATCCCTCGAAGCTTGTTACGACCTGCTCGTGCGCAGCTATCGCGAGGCTGGGGTGCGCGCTTTCACCGTGTGGGTCCCACCAGCCAACTCCGCGCTCGAGCGGTTCCTCGAAGCGCGCGGACACGTGCTCGATGGACGTCCCGCAGCCATGGCCGCCCCAATGAGTGAGATCGAAATCCCGGAGCCCGGCGATCTCGAATGGGAAGAGACGCGAGACATCAGCATCGTCGCCCGCCTCAACGATGCGGCCTACGGGTTTCCACCGCCGGCGTTCGAAGCCGCCGTCACCCGTTGGCCCCATTCCCCCGGTTGGTACGGCTACCTCGGGCGGCGAGAGGGCAGAGCCGTCTCCTGCGTGCTCGCGTACGAGAGCGCCGATGGCGACTGCAGCATCTCCGGCGTCGCATCACTACCGGACGCGAGAGGGCGAGGCATCGCGGGCCGGCTGATGGGACGTGCGCTCGCGAGGGCGCGCGAGCGCGGGGCGACCAGCACGAGCCTGCAGGCCAGCCCCAAAGGCAAGTCCGTCTACGCCAAGCTCGGGTATCGAGATCTCGGCGGGATGAGCCTGTGGGAGCACCGCACGCCCGCATGA
- a CDS encoding serine/threonine protein kinase: MGPDAPDLEERVSRRLTTLGLAVTEMNVAIGATLRPDTVATLTLKNSPEASRQPTAELPTISVDAREPALGSAADRTHTPDLSILSTLGEGGMGRVHLARQRSLERDVAVKTLKEAAPAHAAAALLSEARLMGSLEHPGVIPVHALGVSAEGRPLLVMKRVDGVDFGQLLDDDAHPLWSTRSETSSGRLVAKLEVLIRVCETLEFAHRRGVLHRDIKPENVMIGEFGEVYLLDWGIAMALGDSAAETSRNVLVGTPAYMAPEMALGGPVDARTDVYLLGATLHQILTLSYRHDGRSLAEVLVKAALSEPVSYAASIPEALADLANRATAPDPATRPPSALAFRQEITAYLGVRSAAALCDAAEARLSVLRRALADAPDGAPPADLAAAYRAGNEARFGFTQCLADRSDHAPARAGLDDCLGALAELELRQGHADAAAALLDELAEPPPALLARVSAIRDDAKTARRETERLRALAHDLDPGVAARPRSAALVLLGALVGMIALFTMVVGGGPKTFSLERLIEVNLAIAFVALIVLWGSRRFILGTSFNRRMVGLLAVAIAGSLLNRVGALGTEMTVAEVVFRDTLLFAAVLSAAAITMLSSLWFCVGLLAVTLAAMHFDPGHAILYFGASSVTAVFLISYLLWRRRAA; encoded by the coding sequence ATGGGCCCCGACGCTCCCGACCTGGAGGAACGCGTCTCGCGTCGACTGACGACACTGGGGCTGGCCGTGACGGAGATGAACGTGGCGATCGGCGCCACGCTTCGGCCGGACACGGTCGCTACTCTCACGCTGAAGAACTCGCCTGAAGCTAGCAGGCAGCCTACCGCCGAGCTGCCCACGATTTCAGTCGACGCGCGCGAGCCAGCGCTAGGAAGCGCAGCAGACAGAACCCACACGCCTGACCTCTCCATCCTCTCCACGCTGGGCGAAGGCGGGATGGGGCGAGTGCACCTCGCGCGGCAGCGATCCCTGGAGCGGGACGTCGCGGTGAAGACCCTGAAAGAGGCCGCTCCTGCCCATGCCGCCGCGGCGCTTCTGTCCGAGGCGCGGCTCATGGGTTCGCTCGAACACCCGGGAGTCATCCCGGTGCACGCCCTGGGCGTGAGCGCCGAGGGCCGCCCGCTGTTGGTGATGAAGCGTGTTGACGGCGTGGACTTCGGCCAGCTGCTCGACGACGACGCTCACCCGCTCTGGAGCACACGCTCCGAGACCAGCTCGGGACGCCTGGTCGCGAAATTGGAAGTTCTGATCCGCGTGTGTGAGACCCTCGAGTTTGCACACCGTCGCGGCGTACTCCACCGAGACATCAAGCCCGAGAACGTGATGATCGGCGAGTTCGGGGAGGTGTACCTGCTCGATTGGGGCATCGCGATGGCGCTCGGCGACTCCGCGGCGGAGACGTCGCGCAACGTGCTCGTCGGCACGCCTGCCTACATGGCTCCCGAGATGGCTCTCGGCGGCCCCGTCGATGCGCGCACTGACGTCTACCTGCTCGGTGCGACCCTCCACCAGATCCTGACGCTCAGCTACCGACACGACGGGCGATCACTGGCGGAGGTGCTGGTCAAAGCCGCGCTGTCCGAGCCAGTTTCCTACGCTGCCTCCATCCCGGAGGCGCTCGCGGATCTCGCGAACCGCGCCACGGCACCCGACCCTGCGACCCGTCCGCCCAGTGCCCTGGCATTCCGCCAGGAAATCACCGCGTACCTCGGAGTACGCAGTGCAGCCGCGCTGTGTGACGCAGCCGAAGCTCGCCTCTCCGTGTTGCGCCGAGCGCTGGCAGACGCGCCGGACGGCGCGCCACCCGCCGATCTCGCGGCCGCATACCGCGCCGGCAACGAGGCGCGCTTCGGCTTCACTCAGTGCCTGGCGGATCGCTCCGACCATGCGCCCGCCCGCGCCGGGCTGGATGATTGCCTCGGCGCTCTCGCCGAGCTCGAGCTGCGACAAGGCCATGCCGACGCTGCAGCGGCGCTGCTCGACGAGCTCGCCGAACCGCCGCCGGCGCTGCTCGCGCGTGTGTCGGCGATCCGAGACGACGCCAAGACCGCGCGCCGAGAGACCGAGCGCCTGCGTGCTCTGGCGCACGACCTGGACCCTGGAGTGGCAGCGCGCCCCCGCTCGGCTGCGCTGGTTCTGCTCGGCGCGCTCGTCGGAATGATCGCGTTATTCACCATGGTCGTCGGCGGCGGTCCCAAGACGTTCAGTCTCGAACGCCTGATTGAGGTGAACCTCGCGATTGCCTTCGTCGCGCTGATCGTCCTGTGGGGTTCCCGGCGCTTCATCCTCGGCACCAGCTTCAACCGACGTATGGTCGGTTTGCTCGCGGTCGCGATCGCCGGGTCCCTGCTCAACCGCGTGGGTGCACTGGGCACGGAGATGACCGTGGCGGAGGTCGTGTTCCGCGACACGCTACTGTTTGCTGCAGTCCTCTCCGCAGCCGCGATCACCATGCTGTCGTCCCTGTGGTTCTGCGTCGGATTGCTGGCTGTGACACTCGCCGCCATGCACTTCGATCCCGGTCACGCGATCTTGTACTTTGGCGCGAGCTCGGTGACGGCAGTGTTTCTGATTTCGTACCTCTTGTGGCGCCGCCGCGCGGCGTGA